AGGACGCACGCTCGGTCCGGCAACCTCGAACCCTAAGCCCCAGCCCCTCGGCGTTGCCGGACCGGGCCTCTAAACAGAAGCGTTAGTTCGCAGCATTGTTCTTCAGGCTATCCGACGTCAGCGTGGTGGCGCCGATGATTGGACCGGGCGTCTCGCCATCCTTCATCCGCTGCAGCAGAACGGCACAGCCGCCGTTGCGTGCTTCATCGAGCACCATCGCCGGCAGCACGAAGTTTGCCGGCTGACCATCCCACATGCCGATCGTCTGCACGTCGTTGACGGAATGGAGGTAGGAAATCGTCTTGCCGCCGTTCTCGCCGCTCTCGACGTTCACCTGCTGCTGGCGATTGAAATAAACGACAACGACATTGGCCTTGCCTTGCCCCGAGCCGACGCGAATATCAATCTCGTCGCTGCGGCGGGTGGCGGTGATCGGCACCGTCATACCCTTGCCGGAGCTATCGAGGGTCGCAAGCTTGCTGCGAATGCCAGGAAGGTCGGCACCGTTGAGATGGGCACGCCCGTTAAGGATCGCTTGAGGGGTATACACTCCGCTCCGACCCAGCATGCGAGCATAGGCGTACTGGCGGGCAGTGTTTTCCTTGGACGCAAGCGTATCGGCCCAGCCGAGGTAATTCCAGTAATCGACATGATAGGCCAGCGCCACCACTTTGTCTTCGTCGATCAAATTCTTGAGCGCTGCGTCCGCCGGCGGACAGGATGAACAGCCCTGGCTGGTAAACAGCTCCACCACGCCTTTCGGCGAAACCACGTCGCCTGCTGCAACCGGCAGTGCCGCGAGCCCGAAGGCGCAGCCCAGAAGCATACGGCGAAGATGGCATGAGAAGGACATCAGGTTTCTATTCCCAGGGCAGTCGTAAGAGTAAAGGCGCTTCTACATACGCCGCCGTGCTTTCAACAGGAAGTCACGTTGGAGTGAAACTCGCGGCACCGGAAAATTGCGCATGAAAAAGCCGGGGCACAAGACCCCGGCTCGATATTCCAGCAAGATGCTTTACGCTGCAAGATCGCGCAGAACGGTTTGCAGGATGCCGCCATTGTTCATGTAGGTCACCTCATCGAGTGTATCGATACGGCAGATCAACGGAACTTCCTTCACCGAACCATCGCCGTAAGTGATTTGGGCGATGCGCTTTTCGCGCGGCTGGACGTTGGAGAGATTGTCGATGGTGACGATCTCGTCGCCCTTGAGGCCAAGCGTCTCCCAGGTCGTGCCTTCCTCGAAGACGAAAGGTACGATGCCCATGCCGACGAGGTTGGAGCGATGGATGCGCTCGAAGGACTGGGCGACCACAGCCTTGACGCCGAGTAGGTTGGTGCCCTTTGCGGCCCAGTCACGCGACGAACCGTTGCCGTATTCGACCCCGGCGAAGATGACGAGCGGAACACCCTCTTCCTTGTACTGCATGGCCGCGTCGTAGATCGACATCTCTTCCTTCGACGGATAGTGGATGGTGAAGCCACCTTCCTTGCCGTTCGGGCCGAGCATGTGGTTGCGGATGCGGATATTGGCGAACGTGCCGCGCATCATCACTTCATGGTTGCCACGGCGCGTGCCGTACTGGTTGAAGTCGGCAACGGCGACGCCGTGGCCGGTCAGATACGCGCCAGCCGGAGACGCAGCCTTGATCGAGCCGGCCGG
This genomic stretch from Pararhizobium capsulatum DSM 1112 harbors:
- a CDS encoding DUF1223 domain-containing protein: MSFSCHLRRMLLGCAFGLAALPVAAGDVVSPKGVVELFTSQGCSSCPPADAALKNLIDEDKVVALAYHVDYWNYLGWADTLASKENTARQYAYARMLGRSGVYTPQAILNGRAHLNGADLPGIRSKLATLDSSGKGMTVPITATRRSDEIDIRVGSGQGKANVVVVYFNRQQQVNVESGENGGKTISYLHSVNDVQTIGMWDGQPANFVLPAMVLDEARNGGCAVLLQRMKDGETPGPIIGATTLTSDSLKNNAAN